In one Deinococcus carri genomic region, the following are encoded:
- a CDS encoding HEAT repeat domain-containing protein, with product MTVPENPESNRQLVAQYLVGNDDANIARLTELARDEPGVAEQLVQIIDADENEEVPAGAIRALGFARPALLEQPFTRMLGSNDVTQRATAARLSGTFGVTALKTAVEQQLGTDPSANVRYWCALTLGMIGDMSSLPVLEGHTQDEAWGDHQDTVAGAARSAILEITERASP from the coding sequence ATGACCGTCCCAGAGAATCCAGAAAGCAACCGGCAACTTGTCGCTCAGTACCTGGTGGGGAACGACGACGCGAACATCGCGCGGCTCACGGAATTGGCCCGCGACGAGCCTGGAGTCGCCGAACAACTGGTGCAGATTATCGATGCGGACGAGAACGAGGAGGTGCCCGCGGGGGCCATCCGCGCCCTGGGCTTCGCCCGGCCTGCGTTGCTGGAGCAACCCTTCACGCGGATGCTGGGCAGCAACGACGTCACCCAGCGGGCCACCGCCGCTCGCCTCTCCGGCACCTTCGGCGTCACGGCCCTGAAAACAGCCGTCGAGCAGCAGTTGGGCACCGACCCGAGCGCAAATGTCCGTTACTGGTGCGCCCTTACCCTGGGCATGATAGGCGACATGTCCTCGCTGCCGGTGCTGGAAGGCCACACGCAGGACGAGGCCTGGGGCGACCACCAGGACACGGTGGCGGGCGCAGCGCGGTCGGCCATCCTGGAAATTACGGAACGCGCCAGCCCCTGA
- a CDS encoding glycosyltransferase family 9 protein translates to MRDGGPQTERPSAGGLLPAAPFGDVRRIAVLRANALGDYMFSLPALEALRAAYPAAEIVLLGQPWHARFLQGRPGPLDRVVAVPPSRGVYVGRDGQADEDPAELDAFFARMRDEQFDLAVQLHGGGRNSNPFLLRLGARHTVGLRTPDAPALERTVPYVYWQQEIMRTLEVVALAGAPAVTLEPRMAVMESDLAELRGVVPEGEQPWAALHPGAGDPRRRWSPAHFAVVADALQEAGAHVILTGAGDEAHLAWDVLAAMRTPAMQVSDTCGRLSIGGLAGLLSRCELVVSNDSGPLHLGAAVGARTVGVYWCGNAINSGALSRTRHRPVLSWRLDCPVCGTNCMTGNCDHRDSFVDDVTPAEVLAEVRALLAESGSPLRVGPGEPVLERSGRVAAHAPAPAGDNDAGRKERPCPTA, encoded by the coding sequence ATGAGAGACGGGGGGCCACAGACAGAGAGACCATCGGCAGGCGGCCTGCTGCCCGCCGCCCCCTTCGGGGACGTGCGCCGGATCGCGGTGCTGCGGGCCAATGCCCTGGGGGACTACATGTTCTCGCTGCCCGCCCTGGAGGCGCTGCGGGCGGCCTACCCGGCGGCGGAAATCGTGCTGCTGGGTCAGCCCTGGCACGCGCGGTTTCTCCAGGGGCGACCCGGCCCGCTCGACCGGGTGGTGGCGGTGCCGCCCAGCCGGGGCGTGTACGTCGGCCGCGACGGTCAGGCGGACGAGGACCCGGCCGAACTGGACGCCTTCTTCGCGCGGATGCGGGACGAACAGTTCGACCTGGCGGTGCAACTGCACGGCGGCGGGCGCAACTCCAATCCCTTCCTGCTGCGGCTGGGCGCGCGGCACACGGTGGGCCTGCGGACGCCCGACGCGCCCGCGCTGGAGCGCACGGTCCCCTACGTGTACTGGCAGCAGGAAATCATGCGGACCCTGGAGGTCGTGGCGCTGGCCGGGGCACCCGCCGTCACGCTCGAACCCCGCATGGCCGTGATGGAAAGCGACCTGGCCGAGCTGCGCGGCGTGGTCCCGGAGGGCGAGCAACCCTGGGCGGCGCTGCACCCCGGCGCGGGCGACCCCCGCCGCCGCTGGAGTCCGGCCCACTTCGCCGTGGTCGCGGACGCGCTGCAAGAGGCGGGGGCCCACGTCATCCTGACCGGGGCCGGGGACGAGGCCCACCTGGCGTGGGACGTGCTGGCCGCGATGCGGACGCCGGCCATGCAGGTCAGCGACACCTGCGGCCGCCTCAGCATCGGCGGACTGGCGGGCCTGCTGTCGCGCTGCGAACTGGTGGTGTCCAACGACTCCGGCCCGCTGCACCTGGGGGCGGCGGTGGGCGCGCGCACGGTGGGCGTCTACTGGTGCGGCAACGCCATCAATTCCGGGGCACTCAGCCGGACCCGGCACCGCCCGGTGCTGTCGTGGCGGCTCGACTGCCCGGTCTGCGGCACGAACTGCATGACGGGGAACTGCGACCACCGCGACTCCTTCGTGGACGACGTGACGCCCGCCGAGGTGCTGGCCGAGGTGCGCGCCCTGCTCGCGGAGAGCGGCTCTCCCCTACGGGTGGGACCGGGCGAACCGGTTCTCGAAAGGTCGGGGAGGGTCGCGGCACATGCCCCCGCGCCCGCCGGGGACAATGATGCGGGGCGAAAGGAGCGACCATGCCCTACCGCCTGA
- a CDS encoding DUF5009 domain-containing protein: MTLLSTPAPAAAAGNAVPAQARVRLTALDAWRGLTVLLMWLVNNVALGSLTPPQLQHAPFGGMTLTDLVFPWFLFCAGAALPFSQAAMQKTGVTGWARVRRLVTRAALLYLVGAFLTSATEHRFTLGLGVLQLIALATLGAALLSGLRGRWQAGVALALLAGYGAFLAYTPHPAGVGVVSETANPVQAVNEALLAPWGLRGLVSVIPTTALVLLGSLAARPLQQRSPRAPWWLLALGVALSVVGYGWAASGHLPFAKALWTPPYVLYSAGLATLGILGMWLLADAGRVRAGARLLTPLTVVGRNALAAYALPILFKVWVLLDWRVGWAGKLMPMQAALLTQARTHLGLWWGGWAYTLGYVFAAWLILAWMARRNLIWKL, from the coding sequence ATGACGCTCCTCTCCACCCCGGCACCCGCCGCAGCCGCCGGGAACGCGGTGCCGGCCCAGGCGCGGGTGCGGCTGACGGCGCTGGATGCCTGGCGGGGCCTGACCGTGCTGCTGATGTGGCTGGTGAACAACGTGGCCCTGGGGAGCCTGACGCCGCCGCAGCTTCAGCACGCGCCCTTCGGCGGCATGACGCTGACGGACCTGGTGTTTCCCTGGTTCCTCTTCTGCGCGGGGGCCGCCCTGCCCTTCTCGCAGGCCGCGATGCAGAAAACGGGCGTGACGGGCTGGGCGCGGGTGCGGCGACTGGTGACGCGGGCCGCGCTGCTGTACCTGGTGGGGGCCTTCCTGACCAGCGCGACCGAACACCGCTTCACGCTGGGGCTGGGCGTGCTGCAACTCATTGCCCTGGCGACGCTGGGCGCGGCGCTCCTGAGCGGGCTGCGGGGGCGCTGGCAGGCCGGGGTGGCGCTGGCGCTGCTGGCCGGCTACGGGGCCTTTCTGGCCTACACGCCGCACCCGGCGGGCGTCGGCGTGGTAAGCGAGACGGCCAACCCGGTGCAGGCCGTGAACGAGGCCCTGTTGGCTCCCTGGGGGCTACGGGGGCTGGTATCGGTGATTCCCACCACCGCGCTGGTGCTGCTGGGCAGCCTCGCGGCGCGGCCCCTGCAACAGCGGTCCCCCCGCGCGCCCTGGTGGCTGCTGGCGCTGGGCGTGGCGCTCAGCGTGGTGGGCTACGGCTGGGCGGCCTCCGGGCACCTGCCCTTTGCCAAGGCGCTCTGGACGCCCCCCTACGTGCTGTACAGCGCGGGCCTCGCCACGCTGGGCATCCTGGGGATGTGGCTGCTCGCGGATGCGGGGAGAGTCCGGGCCGGGGCACGGCTGCTCACGCCGCTGACGGTCGTGGGGCGCAACGCGCTGGCGGCCTACGCCCTGCCCATCCTGTTCAAGGTCTGGGTACTGCTCGACTGGCGGGTGGGCTGGGCGGGCAAGCTGATGCCCATGCAAGCCGCGCTGCTGACCCAGGCCCGCACCCACCTGGGCCTGTGGTGGGGCGGCTGGGCCTACACCCTGGGCTACGTGTTCGCCGCCTGGCTGATCCTCGCCTGGATGGCCCGGCGGAACCTGATCTGGAAACTCTGA
- a CDS encoding DUF1641 domain-containing protein — MAKPLEFDVRTLLPTPEERLAESTAESADAMGEALELLRVLHEHKVLQTLVRVVQGGEGLTSHALDILNEPGSVRAVRNALEAVKVLGRIEPEALETVTGALSDGLQEGARRVREGERAGLGELLALVRDPDVGLALGALVGVLRGFGRGLREREAHGNAPDVPQT; from the coding sequence ATGGCGAAACCGCTGGAGTTCGACGTGCGGACGCTGCTCCCCACCCCCGAGGAACGGCTGGCCGAAAGCACCGCCGAGAGCGCCGACGCGATGGGGGAGGCGCTGGAACTGCTGCGCGTGCTGCATGAACACAAGGTGCTGCAAACCCTGGTCCGCGTCGTGCAGGGCGGCGAGGGCCTGACCTCCCACGCCCTGGACATCCTGAACGAGCCGGGAAGCGTGCGGGCCGTCCGCAACGCGCTGGAGGCGGTCAAGGTGCTGGGCCGCATCGAGCCGGAAGCGCTGGAAACGGTGACGGGGGCGCTCTCGGACGGCTTGCAGGAGGGCGCACGCCGGGTGCGCGAGGGCGAACGCGCGGGCCTGGGCGAACTGCTCGCGCTGGTGCGTGACCCCGACGTGGGCCTGGCGCTGGGTGCCCTGGTCGGCGTGCTGCGCGGCTTCGGTCGAGGCCTGCGCGAGCGGGAGGCGCACGGCAACGCCCCCGACGTCCCCCAGACCTGA
- the fdhF gene encoding formate dehydrogenase subunit alpha yields the protein MTPTEFEVRVNGVPQPAVPGEPLIQVLNRSGLELPQVCYHPQLGPIQTCDTCLVTVNGEIVRACGTPVTAGMSVQTETLAARESRVTAFDKLLGNHLLYCTVCDNNNGNCVVHNTTALLKIEHQLTPYHPKPYPKDETNPFYRYDPDQCILCGRCVEACQNLQVNETLSINWEDPHPRVLWDGGRPINESSCVSCGHCVTVCPCNALMEKTMLGEAGLMTDLPLPMFQSAVDLVKAAEPSIGYGPILQISDTEAAMREGSIQRTKTVCTYCGVGCSFEVWTKERHILKIEPTHGPANGVSTCIKGKFGWDYVNSEKRLTTPLIREEGGFREASWEEATALIARRFREIRAQHGPDALAFIASSKCTNEEAYLMQKLARGVVGTNNMDNCSRYCQSPATMGLWRTVGYGGDSGSITDLEKAGLVIGIGTNTAESHPVLATRVKRAHKLRGQRLIVADLREQEMAQRADLFIRPNPGTDFVWVTAVAKYILDEGLEDHAFIEKWVNGLDEFRASIAPYTLAYAEQVTGVRQDVLKQIAHEIVQADGTCIMWAMGVTQQCSGSETSTAISNLLLVTGNYMRPGAGSYPLRGHNNVQGASDMGAMPNFVGGYQKVDDPQVRAKFEAKWGVPLPTNKGLDNHDMVHAIYEGTLKAMYLKGEEMGIVDSNANYVDAAFEKLDFFVVQDTFFSYTASFADVVLPASPSLEKDGTFTNTERRIQRLYRALEPLGDSKPDWEIIQLVANALGAGWNYGHPSEIMEEIASLTPLYAGVTYERLEGFKSLQWPVLPDGSDTPLLFTEGFPFPDGKARLYPAEFIPPQEVPDAEYDLHFNNGRMLEHFHEGNMTFKSPGITEKVPGTFVEVSPELARERSLESGRYVRLVSRHGAVRLRVLVTDRVEGKQVYMPMNTPDARQAVNRLTGSHTDPSTHTPAYKDTAVRMEILPEEGENPLPRVNPRYWHPTPQPGVEVERKWRRADYRFPGDNPNRARIARYDTSESVGGDD from the coding sequence TTGACACCGACTGAGTTTGAAGTGCGGGTGAACGGCGTCCCACAGCCTGCCGTCCCCGGCGAGCCGTTGATTCAGGTCCTGAACCGCTCGGGGCTGGAGCTGCCGCAGGTCTGTTATCACCCGCAGCTCGGGCCGATCCAGACCTGCGACACCTGCCTGGTGACCGTGAATGGGGAAATTGTCCGCGCCTGCGGCACCCCCGTCACGGCAGGCATGAGCGTGCAGACCGAGACGCTGGCGGCCCGCGAGTCCCGGGTCACGGCGTTCGACAAGCTGCTGGGCAACCACCTGCTGTACTGCACGGTCTGCGACAACAACAACGGCAACTGCGTGGTCCACAACACCACCGCGCTGCTGAAGATCGAGCACCAGCTCACGCCCTACCATCCCAAGCCCTATCCCAAGGACGAGACCAACCCCTTCTACCGCTACGACCCCGACCAGTGCATCCTGTGCGGGCGCTGCGTGGAAGCCTGTCAGAACCTCCAGGTCAACGAAACGCTCTCCATCAACTGGGAAGACCCCCACCCCCGCGTGCTGTGGGACGGCGGGCGGCCCATCAACGAGTCGAGCTGCGTGAGTTGCGGCCACTGCGTGACGGTCTGCCCCTGCAACGCCCTGATGGAAAAGACGATGCTGGGCGAGGCGGGACTGATGACCGACCTGCCGCTGCCGATGTTCCAGTCGGCGGTGGACCTGGTCAAGGCCGCCGAACCCAGCATCGGGTACGGCCCGATCCTGCAAATCTCCGACACCGAGGCGGCGATGCGCGAGGGGAGCATCCAGCGCACCAAGACCGTCTGCACGTACTGCGGCGTGGGCTGTTCCTTTGAGGTCTGGACCAAGGAGCGGCACATCCTCAAAATCGAGCCGACGCACGGCCCGGCCAACGGCGTCAGCACCTGCATCAAGGGCAAGTTCGGCTGGGACTACGTGAACAGCGAGAAGCGCCTGACCACACCGCTGATTCGCGAGGAGGGCGGCTTCCGCGAGGCGAGCTGGGAGGAGGCCACCGCCCTGATTGCCCGCCGCTTCCGCGAGATCAGGGCGCAGCATGGTCCCGACGCCCTGGCCTTTATCGCCTCCTCCAAATGCACCAACGAGGAAGCCTATCTGATGCAGAAACTGGCGCGGGGGGTGGTCGGCACCAACAACATGGACAACTGCTCGCGCTACTGCCAGTCCCCGGCCACCATGGGCCTGTGGCGGACCGTCGGTTATGGCGGCGACAGCGGCAGCATCACCGACCTGGAAAAGGCCGGGCTGGTCATCGGCATCGGCACGAACACCGCCGAGTCGCACCCGGTCCTCGCCACCCGCGTCAAGCGGGCGCACAAGCTGCGGGGCCAGCGCCTGATCGTGGCCGACCTGCGCGAACAGGAGATGGCACAGCGGGCCGACCTGTTCATTCGGCCCAATCCCGGCACGGATTTCGTGTGGGTCACGGCGGTGGCGAAGTACATCCTCGACGAGGGGCTGGAGGACCACGCCTTCATCGAGAAGTGGGTGAACGGCCTGGACGAGTTCCGCGCCAGCATCGCGCCCTACACCCTCGCCTATGCCGAGCAAGTCACGGGTGTCCGCCAGGACGTTCTGAAACAGATTGCCCATGAGATCGTGCAGGCGGACGGCACCTGCATCATGTGGGCGATGGGCGTGACGCAGCAGTGCAGCGGCAGCGAGACCTCCACCGCCATCTCCAACCTGCTGCTGGTCACCGGCAACTACATGCGGCCCGGCGCAGGTTCCTACCCGCTGCGCGGCCACAACAACGTGCAGGGCGCGTCCGACATGGGCGCGATGCCCAACTTCGTCGGTGGCTATCAGAAGGTGGACGACCCTCAGGTGCGCGCGAAGTTCGAGGCGAAGTGGGGCGTGCCGCTGCCGACGAACAAGGGTCTGGACAACCACGACATGGTCCATGCCATCTACGAGGGCACCCTCAAGGCCATGTACCTCAAGGGCGAGGAGATGGGCATCGTGGACTCCAACGCCAACTACGTGGACGCGGCCTTCGAGAAGCTCGACTTCTTCGTCGTGCAGGACACGTTCTTCTCGTACACGGCCTCCTTCGCGGATGTGGTGCTGCCCGCCAGCCCCAGCCTGGAAAAGGACGGCACCTTCACCAACACCGAGCGGCGCATCCAGCGCCTCTACCGCGCTCTGGAACCGCTGGGCGACAGCAAGCCCGACTGGGAGATTATCCAGCTCGTGGCGAACGCGCTGGGCGCAGGCTGGAACTACGGGCATCCCAGCGAGATCATGGAAGAAATTGCCAGCCTGACCCCCCTGTACGCGGGCGTGACCTACGAGCGCCTGGAGGGCTTCAAGTCCCTGCAATGGCCCGTCCTGCCCGACGGCAGCGACACGCCGCTCCTCTTCACCGAGGGCTTCCCCTTCCCCGACGGCAAGGCACGGCTCTACCCCGCCGAGTTCATCCCACCGCAGGAGGTGCCGGACGCCGAGTACGACCTGCACTTCAACAATGGGCGGATGCTGGAACACTTCCACGAGGGCAACATGACCTTCAAGTCGCCGGGCATCACCGAGAAGGTGCCGGGGACCTTCGTAGAAGTGTCGCCGGAACTGGCCCGCGAGCGTAGTCTGGAAAGCGGGCGTTACGTGCGGCTGGTGTCGCGCCACGGCGCGGTGCGGCTGCGCGTGCTGGTCACGGACCGCGTGGAGGGCAAGCAGGTCTACATGCCGATGAACACGCCCGACGCGCGGCAGGCCGTCAACCGCCTGACCGGCAGCCACACCGACCCCAGCACCCATACGCCCGCCTACAAGGACACGGCGGTGCGGATGGAGATTCTGCCGGAGGAGGGTGAAAACCCCTTGCCGCGCGTCAACCCCCGCTACTGGCACCCCACGCCCCAGCCTGGCGTTGAGGTCGAGCGCAAGTGGCGGCGGGCGGACTACCGTTTCCCAGGGGACAATCCCAACCGTGCCCGCATCGCGCGCTACGACACCTCCGAGAGCGTGGGAGGAGACGACTGA
- a CDS encoding L-lactate MFS transporter, translating to MSFLDREHSVAPPGFNRWLVPPAALAVHLSIGQIYAYSVFNKPLSEYGGWSLLALGVIFQLAIAVLGASAAIFGKWVERVGPRRTMFTAACFFAGGFLVAALGVATKQLWLVYLGNGLLGGIGLGLGYISPVSTLIKWFPDRPGVATGMAIMGFGGGALIASPLSVTLMNRFGGGVPANGITATFVTLGLIYLVFMLFGAFTIRVPRPGWTPAGYTASNANVPGHGMITNANVTVDTAMRTPQFWLLFAVLFLNVTAGIGILGQASVMIQEMFPGGPNHPAVTAAAAAGFVGLLSLFNMGGRFLWSSLSDRLGRKTTYAVFFALGAVLYFLIPITGHQGSVVLFILCAAIIISMYGGGFATVPAYLRDLFGTLNVGAIHGRLLLAWSAAAIVGPYLVNGLRQSQINAGVPTADAYDLTMHIMVGLLILGFLCNLLVRPVDPRYYIQPTDASLPTDSTLGATRPSGD from the coding sequence ATGTCCTTTCTAGATCGTGAGCACAGCGTCGCTCCGCCCGGCTTCAACCGCTGGCTGGTGCCGCCTGCCGCGCTGGCCGTCCACCTGTCCATCGGCCAGATCTATGCCTACAGCGTGTTCAACAAGCCGCTTTCCGAGTACGGCGGCTGGAGCCTGCTGGCGCTGGGCGTGATTTTTCAGCTTGCCATCGCGGTGCTGGGGGCCTCGGCGGCCATCTTCGGCAAGTGGGTGGAGCGGGTCGGTCCCCGCCGCACCATGTTCACCGCCGCCTGTTTCTTTGCGGGCGGGTTCCTGGTGGCGGCGCTGGGGGTCGCCACCAAGCAACTGTGGCTGGTGTACCTGGGCAACGGCCTGCTGGGGGGGATCGGCCTGGGGCTGGGGTACATCTCCCCCGTCTCGACCCTGATCAAGTGGTTTCCAGACCGGCCCGGTGTGGCGACCGGCATGGCGATCATGGGCTTCGGCGGCGGTGCCCTGATCGCCTCGCCGCTGTCGGTGACGCTGATGAACCGCTTCGGGGGAGGCGTGCCCGCGAACGGCATCACCGCGACCTTCGTGACGCTGGGGCTGATCTACCTCGTCTTTATGCTGTTCGGTGCCTTTACCATCCGCGTGCCGCGCCCCGGCTGGACACCCGCAGGCTACACGGCCAGCAACGCCAACGTCCCCGGCCACGGCATGATCACCAACGCCAACGTGACGGTCGATACCGCCATGCGGACGCCGCAGTTCTGGCTGCTGTTCGCGGTGCTGTTCCTGAACGTGACCGCCGGAATCGGCATCCTGGGTCAGGCTTCGGTGATGATCCAGGAGATGTTTCCGGGCGGGCCGAACCACCCGGCGGTCACGGCCGCCGCCGCCGCTGGCTTCGTGGGCCTCCTCAGCCTCTTCAACATGGGTGGGCGCTTCCTCTGGTCGTCCCTGTCGGACCGCCTGGGGCGCAAGACCACCTACGCCGTCTTCTTCGCGCTGGGCGCGGTGCTGTACTTCCTGATTCCCATCACCGGGCACCAGGGCAGCGTGGTGCTGTTCATCCTTTGCGCGGCCATCATCATCAGCATGTACGGCGGCGGTTTCGCCACGGTCCCCGCCTACCTGCGCGATCTGTTCGGCACCCTCAACGTCGGTGCGATTCACGGGCGGCTGCTGCTGGCCTGGTCGGCGGCGGCCATCGTCGGCCCCTACCTCGTCAACGGGCTGCGCCAGTCGCAGATCAATGCCGGTGTCCCCACCGCCGACGCCTACGACCTGACCATGCACATCATGGTCGGCCTGCTGATCCTGGGCTTTCTCTGCAATCTGCTGGTGCGCCCGGTCGACCCGCGCTACTACATCCAACCCACAGACGCCTCGCTGCCGACGGACAGCACCCTGGGTGCCACGCGCCCGTCAGGAGACTGA
- a CDS encoding FUSC family protein, with protein MRPALLLQLAFSSSAGKWRPGTAFRCTLGVALPLLLALATGHAAWGVLASTGALNAGLASFNGVTRRRLRVMLGTSLTMSLVTVLALLVGTHTGLTVLVLMLVGAGMVLSGALGASANTISIQAITTLVVISGLGLPPALALPGGALVLAGGLVQTLLLTVVWPAGRHHPERRAVRRVYRRLEDLLGALPTPGDLLPEAAPFQEAWDVLDEARRFRWRPEHARLRQALRLAEGLRAALVGYARADRQVRERGLSAEAGRMVQALLNALREVQGQVMQGQATLPPATAAGLHGALAALTGEAARPLHDWAALMVRLLIDLGGEPEAAAPSRPPPTSWRDTLAALRRSASPQVPLGRHALKYALALGLTALAVRLGHLPHGYWLTLTVGVVLKPEYVTTLTRGVGRLGGTLLGVAVSALLLWAFHPGERALLFGLAAAWLSYAGFLVSYAVFSAAITVYVVMLLVASGVAEGAVSGERLLYTLLGGAVALAVSLLWPDWQARSLPGLLTRAAQAQLTYLETVATLWSGGDPEAASAARAQARALRVQAGNLVRAAHLEPARAQRLPLARADDALMRLNASAALSLSLHAEALQLHPPRPDPSGVSAPSAARLDRARQELDTALQDARHLCAELAAGAS; from the coding sequence ATGCGGCCCGCCCTGCTGCTTCAGCTCGCTTTCTCCTCCAGTGCCGGGAAATGGCGGCCCGGCACGGCCTTTCGCTGCACGCTGGGGGTGGCGTTGCCGCTGCTGCTGGCGCTGGCGACCGGGCACGCGGCCTGGGGCGTGCTGGCCTCGACCGGGGCGCTGAACGCGGGGCTGGCGTCCTTCAACGGCGTGACCCGCCGCCGCCTGCGCGTGATGCTGGGCACCAGCCTGACCATGAGCCTGGTGACGGTGCTGGCGCTGCTGGTCGGCACGCACACCGGCCTGACGGTCCTGGTCCTGATGCTGGTCGGCGCAGGCATGGTGCTGTCGGGGGCGCTGGGGGCCTCCGCGAACACCATCAGCATCCAGGCCATCACGACGCTGGTGGTGATTTCCGGCCTGGGGCTGCCCCCCGCGCTGGCGCTGCCGGGGGGGGCGCTGGTGCTGGCGGGCGGCTTGGTGCAGACACTGCTGCTGACGGTGGTGTGGCCGGCGGGCCGCCACCATCCCGAGCGCCGGGCCGTGCGGCGCGTCTACCGGCGGCTGGAGGACCTGCTGGGCGCGCTGCCCACCCCCGGCGACCTGCTGCCGGAGGCCGCGCCCTTTCAGGAGGCCTGGGACGTGCTGGACGAGGCCCGGCGCTTTCGCTGGCGGCCCGAACACGCCCGGCTGCGGCAGGCCCTGCGGCTGGCCGAGGGGCTGCGGGCCGCGCTGGTGGGCTACGCCCGCGCCGACCGCCAGGTGAGAGAACGGGGCCTGAGCGCGGAGGCGGGCCGCATGGTGCAGGCCCTCCTGAACGCCCTGCGGGAGGTCCAGGGGCAGGTGATGCAGGGCCAGGCCACGCTGCCCCCCGCCACTGCCGCCGGACTGCACGGGGCGCTGGCGGCTCTTACGGGCGAGGCCGCCCGCCCCCTGCACGACTGGGCCGCCCTGATGGTGCGCCTCCTGATCGACCTGGGCGGCGAGCCGGAGGCAGCCGCGCCCAGCCGTCCCCCGCCCACTTCCTGGCGGGACACCCTCGCGGCCCTGCGGCGCAGCGCCTCCCCGCAGGTCCCGCTGGGCCGCCACGCCCTGAAGTACGCGCTGGCCCTGGGCCTGACCGCCCTGGCCGTGCGGCTCGGGCATCTGCCCCACGGCTACTGGCTGACGCTGACGGTGGGCGTGGTCCTCAAGCCCGAGTACGTGACCACCCTGACGCGCGGCGTGGGCCGGCTGGGCGGAACGCTGCTGGGGGTGGCCGTGTCGGCCCTGCTGCTGTGGGCCTTTCACCCCGGCGAACGGGCGCTGCTGTTCGGGCTGGCGGCGGCCTGGCTGAGCTACGCCGGCTTTCTGGTGAGCTACGCGGTCTTCTCGGCGGCCATCACGGTCTATGTGGTGATGCTGCTGGTGGCCTCGGGAGTGGCAGAGGGGGCGGTTTCCGGCGAGCGGCTGCTGTATACCCTGCTGGGCGGCGCGGTCGCGCTGGCCGTGTCGCTGCTGTGGCCCGACTGGCAGGCCCGGTCCCTCCCCGGCCTGCTGACGCGGGCGGCCCAGGCCCAGCTCACCTACCTGGAGACGGTAGCGACCCTCTGGTCGGGCGGCGACCCGGAGGCGGCCAGCGCGGCGCGCGCCCAGGCCCGCGCCCTGCGGGTACAGGCGGGCAACCTGGTCCGGGCCGCCCACCTGGAACCGGCCCGCGCCCAGCGCCTGCCTCTCGCCCGCGCCGACGACGCCCTGATGCGCCTGAACGCGAGCGCCGCCCTCAGCCTCTCGCTGCACGCCGAGGCCCTGCAACTGCACCCCCCCCGGCCGGACCCGTCCGGCGTGTCCGCCCCGTCCGCCGCCCGTCTGGACCGCGCCCGGCAGGAACTGGACACCGCGCTGCAAGACGCCCGGCACCTGTGCGCGGAGCTAGCCGCTGGGGCCAGCTAG
- a CDS encoding MFS transporter small subunit produces MTQPHVTDAEPPQEVPVARLVLFWLIAGVPLAWGVVQTVLKALPLFSGGAGPGH; encoded by the coding sequence ATGACCCAGCCCCATGTCACGGACGCCGAACCGCCGCAGGAAGTCCCGGTCGCCCGCCTCGTCCTCTTCTGGCTGATCGCGGGGGTGCCGCTCGCGTGGGGTGTGGTGCAGACGGTCCTCAAGGCCCTGCCGCTCTTTAGTGGAGGGGCCGGACCGGGTCACTGA
- the fdhD gene encoding formate dehydrogenase accessory sulfurtransferase FdhD — protein MPPDEAAACAVLRYANGGVLPETDLVAVEEPLELRLVQGDEEQPFAVTMRTPGADRDLALGFLYAEGAIREAADVLSLAEWRQGDLTTPNVLRVELRSGFESLRTLSRHTFTSSACGVCGTGSIERLALRARPTVWTRPPLAPEVVCGLPEQLRARQPLFAATGGLHAAGLFTAQGECLAVREDVGRHNAVDKLIGWALGRGLLPLSDHLLAVSSRAGFEIVQKAALAGLPLVCAVSAPTSLAAQVAESFGITLVGFVRGERFNVYSFPERLRLENVR, from the coding sequence GTGCCGCCCGACGAAGCGGCCGCCTGTGCCGTCCTGCGGTACGCAAACGGCGGCGTCCTCCCCGAAACCGACCTCGTGGCCGTCGAGGAGCCGCTGGAACTCCGGCTGGTCCAGGGGGATGAGGAACAGCCCTTCGCCGTCACCATGCGGACCCCCGGCGCGGACCGCGACCTGGCCCTGGGGTTTCTGTACGCCGAGGGGGCCATCCGCGAAGCCGCAGACGTGTTGAGCCTGGCCGAGTGGCGTCAGGGTGACCTGACCACCCCCAACGTCTTACGGGTGGAATTGCGTTCGGGGTTCGAGTCGCTGCGGACCCTCTCACGCCACACCTTTACCAGCAGCGCCTGCGGGGTGTGCGGTACGGGCAGCATCGAGCGGCTGGCCCTGCGCGCCCGGCCCACGGTTTGGACCCGGCCCCCCCTGGCCCCCGAGGTGGTCTGCGGGCTGCCGGAACAGCTCCGGGCCAGGCAACCCCTCTTCGCCGCCACCGGCGGGCTGCATGCGGCGGGCCTCTTCACGGCGCAGGGCGAGTGCCTGGCGGTGCGCGAGGACGTGGGCCGCCACAACGCGGTGGACAAGCTGATCGGGTGGGCGCTGGGACGTGGCCTGCTGCCCTTATCGGATCACCTGCTGGCGGTCAGCAGCCGGGCGGGGTTCGAGATCGTGCAGAAAGCCGCGCTGGCGGGCCTCCCGCTGGTGTGCGCGGTGTCGGCCCCGACCAGCCTCGCCGCCCAGGTGGCGGAGAGCTTCGGGATCACCCTGGTGGGCTTCGTGCGGGGGGAGCGCTTCAACGTGTACAGCTTCCCCGAACGGTTGCGGCTGGAGAACGTCCGTTGA